Genomic segment of Eupeodes corollae chromosome 2, idEupCoro1.1, whole genome shotgun sequence:
GCATTAACCTgtctaaaccttttttgacatcgaaagatttgttaaaatgtttccaacctttatggagcagttcAAACtcttgcacaaacggacgagtttggcagggattccaaaactaaacatggctctatGCAGCTCCTccatgtagatgctgtcatgtacggccttgaaattgatgaaaagatggtgggagtcggtttgatgttcttgggttttttccaggatctgccgtttGTGAATATTTGACCGGCtgcggactttcctggtctaaaaccacactgataagggcctatcaggttgttgacaatgggctttagacgttcatatattacggcagagaagattgtGTGAGCGATGTTAAGTCGGCTGATGCCTCTAtggttggtgcagtttagagggtctccattTTTCAGAACTGGACAAAtaatactaaggttccattcatcgagcatgttttctttcgaccatatcttacagataagttggtgcatgctcctaaccaacttatctccagctgctttaaggagctcggcattcaagccatccgctccagcggctttattagatttcaacttagatatggcaatctttacttcgtctaagtcgggaggacgggattgttggctttcgtcgtctatattgaatggatcatcctgcctaacagcggaattcagttcttcgtcgccgttatacagtctgcagaagttgtccttccatatcctcagcattgactttggttccactatgatgtttccactttcgtctttgcagccttcggttctaggtttatgtacctgtgaatttcgtttcaactgttcataaaactttcgaacctcattcctgcttttatacctctcaacatcttcgaccgcacgcttctcatgccctctctttttccttctgagaagtcggcgttcttctcgcctcttctgctcatagaggtcACGAGcaactctcgtccttttgtgcagcgccgctttgcgagCCTGTTGtatggctgcatttgcctgccgaaattcctcatcaaaccaggggttccttgttggtggctgtttgaaacccagcacatcagaggcggcttctctgattgcatcttggcactgttgccactggttttcgatacattgagTTGGCagtagagaacttcgagagaggttacttgtaactcgtttggaaaaggatttggcgatctctggcgattgtagccgttcgacgttgtaccttctcccaggaCCTTCCTGTTTTgcattgggtctggaaatccgaagtactaccttggctacaacgaggtagtggtccgagtcgatgttagcatcgatcgcaatatgctcaatctggttgacagtagattgatctggagaaatccaagttcctttgtggatgttgatgtGTTCAAagcgcgtactggctaccatgacgtttcgccccgcagcaaaatctatgcgcctgaatccattgtcggaagtgttgtcgtgcagactgttcttcccgattattccaccaaagatatcttcccttcctagcttggcattaaaatcgcccaggactattttaatatcgtagctagggcactgctcatatgttttgtctaggagctcgaagaacatatctttggtgttgtcgtctttctcttctgtgggggcgtgcgcgcatatcaggctaatgttgccgaatttatcCTTGATGCATatagtcatgaggcgctcattgatgcacctatagctcaagacttcttgcctaagtatggctccaatgacgaagccgcatcctaataagcgctgttggttttcgtggtagcagtcaccatagtaaatatcgcagtttttcatcctctttttgcccggcccatcccatcgtatttcctggatggtagtgatatctgctttatatcgttctagggcctccactAATTcctcggccgcacgtggtctgttaagggacctaacattccacgtgcatatccgaagttagTTGTCCTTTATTcatttgcgttggttgtcaacagtaaatccgtccgtatccgaggcttgttggtgcttcgcaactatgaaagcttttacttGGACAGGAAGTCACTCCGACGcccaacccccaacctggagggccagatcctttgCATAACttcaaggaaggggagccggataaaccgctccttacaggcctgggctccgaatatgtcgaagaagccctataaggtgttcacgaagtagttcaaccttactgaaactgtagacgccaccgttgattccatctctggaattcctccgctgtcgtctggataaggagaggtgccttagtgaaaacagctctccccccctctctcgtttgctgcccccaacaactttccactggggtggAACCCAATTTCCTAGGcatccgatgttcaccacggggaggtgagagtaggagttgatagacagaggttggttttgagaaaaacctgtggacgcttgtgttctcttgaatgcacatgtctaccatttgaacatctcaATCCATTCCTTATTTGgtttaaaatatatcaaaggttttaaattgattaagaaAATGATCAAGTAATGATGAATGGtcatcatattttaattttgtgcatGGTGACTTATAAGTAACATTATTCATTAAATAGTGAACAATTTTGTAAgtatttctttaattaaaaaaataattgggaAATCTATTATGCAAACtttcaacaaagaaaaataagattaagtaaatattgaaaaactccCCCAGAACTAAAACCAGCACCAAGCCCCGTATTTTGAATAAGGCAtcgcaagaaaaaaaattcttgcgATTAGTTGACTCTCGTAATTAATGTGaaaatatgattaaaataaatttaaaaacactttgaatATTTTGGATTTTAGCATTTATTACAATAAGATCTTCCAATATTGCGGAACTGTGTAAAGCTTTCTAACCATCCAATTAGGTGACAAATGCCAATTTTCTATCAAGCAAAAATTGTTCGTTTAAACGCTTGGTTGAGTTTATAATATTTGGATAAGCTTTGGTAGAAAATCGGCTGACAATTGCTGACAACTTTGTATCTTCCGATTAATAATTGTCTGTCTACACTGTcttagaaaacaaacaaaattggtagACTCATTAGAGGACAATGATCTTGACAGttgttagaaaatataaaaaattatttagaagtGAAAACAACAGGAcggtcaaaaacatttaaaaatatataaaatacaaaaaaaatgaaccaATAATGAAGAAGGCAATAACGACTATCTTGTAAAATTCAAACTTCTTTTTGGTTATTTTGCCAAACCTTGACTTCTTATTTCTATTATCATTTTTCAATATCGACataatacatataaaataaaataaaaaaaattaacttaaaatatcaTAAGCGACATagcagtcaaattttgagccGAAAATACGACCAACCAATTTTATCATAACTAAGCGATGGAATACAACACGTTTGAACATGCGTCCAATAAACAGATTATTCGCAATATGTCTAAAGTCGATTCCTTTTTATTACCAACCGTAAGTCTTAAATTTACCAAACAATGGTTCAGATTATCCtacttttgatttataaagaatttattgtAACTCAGAATTTAGATGTTAATGaagaatttaaagttaaatatacAGAAGGATGTTCCTCGGACGGGCTCTATATGAGAAGTGTCCCATTCCAATTGAAAAACACTACCTTATTCAATTAGGGAGGAGTTGAAATTGGAATTGGGTTGAAGCGGGGATGGTATATAcccttaacaaaattatttcttttcttaacagTCTTCATTAATATAATATTAGTTACTAAGGGGTTTTGGTTTAAGAATTGTAACTAAGATcacaaaacaagtttaaattagGGTACATTTGTCTGAAACTGTACCGTAACAACAACTCAGCAACGAGAAGTCAGTTTTCGGTCACAATCAAAGAGgtcagaaaaaaattatgttactAATAAACCAGCTTTTATTATATACGTTTTTAAGGATGAGACAAAAACTATTATAAACGTCTGAATAACTtcgttgtttcaaaaaaataactgtaAGGAAATGTATTAATAACAAGTGTTTTagctttaattttacaaaatttaaatgtatgttttttaggAAGCTTTATAAAAAACGATCTAGAatccttttttgaaatgtttgccaATTTTAGGTTCAATGATAGCTTATTGgcttttgaaatgttttggagactaattttgtatgttatttctGTAAGTCTTATTGTTTTTCAGTActaacaacattaaaaaatgtattaattaaaaagaattgtaACTATTGCCTATGGGTCTTAAAAATGATCCCATATCAAAACGACACTAACacaagttttgtttataataatatttcaacaatacaaatttgtatgttcGCATTAATGAGTTTTTGTAatccttaaaatataaaaatgtccaAATTCTATTTTAACCCCATCTGCATATAAAACAAGAGAAGCTTTTCGACATAAACTAAACTGAAACTTACCATGTAAAAACTCAAACTTCAGCATTCTAAATCTaaagtatttatgtatgtaccttTGTCTCGTTGATATTTCtccacaaagaaaaaaaatagtaaaaacattaagtgaaatttttaaacGAATGCACTTGAATGGACATCATCCTCCTACGTACGTATAACTCTATAAGCCTATGCATATGCAGAGGTTAAAAGCGAGAgtggcaacaacaacaaagaacaaaaaaaaacgtttttaaggACGTGCTGTGCAGCGGTAGTAGGTACGTTAATGGATGTCACGTGTCGGATCAGGCGAGGACATCAGGCAAAGGATGCGGATTGTAGAAGAAGATCCGGTGCGAAAGGCTATAGTGGCTATAAACGAAGGCAACTCACCTAGTATATGCTTCACAGTTCACTGTGTTCCACCTAGAGAATCCACACTGCACAGCACATGCATACATTCGTGACGCCTATAATCTAATTCCATAGTAAAATGACATTGACAACGTTTAGAGTAAACCGGAAACGGGGCAGGTCATTCCCATTTCACTGTTACCCAGTCCAATCGGATGTGTTATTGATTCTGAATCTGAACTGATGCATCGAGAggataaaagataaaagtgtTCGTTTTATGCaatgaaaaagtttttcagtttttcattttgtaattcTATTTCTAACcaggtacatacataaattgtaTGAAACTAGTTTAAATCTAGATATAAATTGACAAGTTTTGTAGAGTACTTATGCCATACGGGGCTTAGagtaagttgtttattttttcgtacGAGATTATAGATAGTTAGCAAAACAATTTATcgaactaaattattttttagtgatttaaatcaaatcacttttgttcacttaaaaaaaattaaatgcttataaatacatgaaaaaaaatacaattgtgAGATATCACATTCTCACAGTTGTATTATAAAAATGCACGTATACGCCATAGTGAATTGCATATGTACATTAAGATTGGTATCTGatcaaaaaaaagaggctgggacgcgacccacactgataactcccatcccgtctgtcgatttatcttgcttaaaagtttgtctatatgtactcgtatcaatttttaccaaatttgcgtactattttttgtggattttattttttatgaaaaaacggactgttggatttttaacaatattttctgtgaaataaaataagtttgaagccaatattttcaatttttgaaaagctatttgagtcgaaagtaagtttttaccaagtttgagtattgtttttttttagttctattttttgtaaaaaaaaatgtcaattcgatttttttgaaaattttatcgaatgttgaaaacaatatttattataagtaaaatttagtttgcagccaatatttcaaatttttgaaaagatatttgaatcgaaaatcaatttttaacaacttttgttaaatttattttaggtttttaattttatgtaagaaaactgtcaattcgatttttttcaaaatttgtccttatgttgaaaacaatatttattataagaaaaaattaatttgaagctattatctcaaatttgtgaaaggatatttgagtcgaaaatcattttttaccaacttttgttaattttatttccgtttttatttttttggaaaaaactgtcaattcgattttttttcaaaattttactgaatgttaacaacaatattttttgaaagataaaagtaaattaaagccaatttctcaaagtttcgaaaagatatttgagccgaaaatcaatttttaccaactttttttttaggtatttatttttcgtaaaaaaactgtcaattcgatttttctcaacattttatcagatgtcaaaaacataattcttcgttgcacataattgttttggagatgaaatcatattttagtcgtaaaattttttgggtgacaaattttttttttcagtttttttgatttataaaaaaaaaaacgttgaatggatttttttcaaaaaatacacttctttgatatcacgttacaatatattataaaaaaattaattcaagtctctagcgtttttggttcgtaagatatttagggttaaccaaaatgttcacctttttttcaaactgctatggcaaaaaaccacccacgcaattttcttgagagacatctttctaaaaatcttttatttggattctagaaccttgaaacgttgagaaatgtcaaaattttcgatttgacaaattttacccattacaataacttcctgtgggaagttaaaaaagttgtttgctCTGAAACAAAATGTCTGATTGGACATTTGTTCCTGAAACTTCTTtggaaatgaatgaatgaatgaatgaaaacagaagatttttcatttaaaaaaaaaatcaatcgagTGAAATGACTACTGAGTACTGAGATACTTGTTCTAGAAAAGTCTTTGAACGAAAAATAATTCGCTTTCCAATGGAATAAATGGATTTGGAACATGCGAAAACTTGCGTCCAATGATAATGAAGTTTTGTATAACGTTGGATGCGTAGAGTTCTTTGAACGTACTGCTTTGCAGTAAATAAAAGTATCGTTCTATTTATGTACCCAGTTTTCTTCTGTTGATGTTTTAAAGAAgaacattatttataaatattaaagaaaagtaTCCTCACAATGAATAATAAAACGATCAAAGAACTAAAAGACGAATTAATGAAACGAAATTTATCTCATAATGGTAGAAAGCGACAATTGCTTCGACGTATACTCGAGTACGATAACGTGCAACCAtaaactacaaatatttctcaGGAAACTGCATCAGCCGAATACTCTTCTGACCGTTTCATAGGTGATGATGCGCTTCGTGCCAGAGAATGGGACATGATTCGTCGTGAAAAGGACATCAATGCAAAAGAGCGACAATTTTTGAAGCAAGATAGATTACTGCTAGAaaaattaatgttgtttttaaaatgtagggTACATTCATCCGAACCACGAGCAAATAAAATAGAGTGCAGCATTCGAGAAATTGCAGACACAATTCCTTCGTTTTCACCCAGCGACATAACATCGATGTCAGCTGAAGAATGGGTTACACGCGTTGAAAATTGCATTTAGTTTTGGTGGGGTTTAAGAACAGGCCATTTTGCAGGGACCATGTGTGAATGCTTTGAAGGTCCTGGCTTATGTTATGGGTGCAATTTTCAATAAGACCAATCGAACTAATCAAATAAAGTTgcacatcatctgcatacatgTGTGTGACTgagaacttcaaaatagatggcagttcatttatataaattgaaaaaagaattggtccCAAAATTGAACCTTGCGGAACACCTTTCAAGACTGGCAAAAACGGAGAGAGCGTATTGAAGACGGATACAGCCTGTTTTCTATAACTTAGATATGAAAGTACTAGATTTTTTGCagaagacaaaaaattaaattggtgtTTTAGCTTACGTATAAGAATGAAGTGGATAAttgtttcaaaagcttttgaaaaatccaatagaACCAAAAAATTCACCTTATCGTCATCAATAGCTTGCCTTAGAAAACCAGACTGGAAAGGTATCAGTAAATTGGCTCCACTAAGATGTATACTTATTTGCTTTTGCATAATCCTTTCCAAGACCTTGGAGAGGAAGGGAAGTAGAGGAATTGAACGAAACTCTTTGCCATTTGAAGTTTTGggtacaggaaatatttttgataacttCCAAAGCTTGGGAAAGATGCCACTTGTTAATACAGTGTTAAGCACGTGTGTGACGTAAGACAAAATCAAGGGAAGTAAAGTTCGAATAAATACAGGGACTACACCATCAACTCCACCGCATTCGACTTCACCAACATAAAACTTTTTACAACGTCAGTACAATTTATCCCAGAAAATTCAAACTTAGGCACAGTATCAGAGATCTGATCTTCATTTATTACAGCATTATGATTAAGCGAGGACGTACCGGGCAAGGTTAAGAATTGTTTGTTCAACTCACTACTATTGATGTTATAACAGTCATTTGAACTTTTTTGCCTGCCAATTCCGACCTCGCGTGGGTTGTTCATTGCCAAATTAAggcgacttttaaaaaatgttgacttttctGAGCGTATCTTACAAACAACTTTGTTCCTTAACAAACAGTATGATCTGTGACAGTCATCTAACCTGTATCTTTTTCACCGAAGTAACGCTTGTTTCGGCGGTACATGAGCGAGGATATTTCTGAGTAAACCACAGTCGAGATTGATGAGTTagtcatttttgtttaagtggAACATAAACATTAAAGTTATGATCCATATTAGATTGAAGGAATTCCACTTGTTCATTAGCTGATGACATATAGTAAATTCTATCCCATTCAACCGTTGAAACATTTCTCTCAAGAGCAGGaatatcaatgtttttgaaatctctaTATTGGAAAACTGTTATAATGgttattatattgaaatttaaagttaGAAATATGAGAtcatgttttgaaaaagcaGGTGCAATAAGTTGATCGTAGAAAAGAACATCACTCATATTACTAACGAAAATAATATCAATGAGCGAATTGGAACTACTTGTAAAATGAGTTGGCGTATTCACATTTACCGGTGACATATTAAAAGATCCCATAGTGTTAATTAATGTACTCTCATGTAGAAGATTACTATTAATGTCTCCACACAAGACAATTTTAGTTACAAGCAAAGATATTTGTTCCATGAGAGATACGAGGGGTGAAAAATCAACGTATATCTGTTCGGCCTGTAGACCGTCCCAAGTAAGAGTTTATATTCTCCACACACCatgtccaaaaaaatatattcaatttcaCTACCAGGGATTGACATACAATTTATCCTACAGGTAATACCATCTCGAACATAGATTGCAACACCTGCTCCTCTATCAGCCCTAAAAATTCTGTAACCCTAGACTGCAATTATAACCAATCACCGATTTCATAAACTTCATAATATGACAAATCCGCCTCAATATTATGCATGTCAAAAGTATAATGTCTTTTCTATTTGTACACTCTTTGATGATGTtcaagttttgacatttcatcataatcaacaattgcaccaaactattttatctgtcaaaacttcCAGTATTATAGAGTGTTATCAGATAtctacagtattttgacaatacagtattttgagacacagtattttaaatgtacaatattttgaatacagaatattaaccatAAAGTATTATAACCATACAATACAGTGaagtatcatacagaattttgaaaatacagtattttgaaatacagcatttcgacccgATCCTTCAATAGATATGTATTTTAAAGCACTATTTACATGAAcacgattttgacatttctttcacatgagagtttttaattcgtcgagAATAAAGTTTGAGaaggagccacagccaaacaccattcaccaccgaaaccaaaaccaGAATAAAGTTAAGTACTCGAGATTATCTTATTCGTTGCGGGTCTGGATAATGTGggacgcgaataaagtttgacagtttgtatcaactacctacatttttttcacgacgaataaatttgttttcttaaatttattaatatattatatttaaaagtaaaagtatgtatcacaaatcaaatagaaactatattgctatcgttttgttaagattttgtgtgaaaataggtcttcaaatgtatataaactcacattttctttttcattcgtcgttcgttggtcgcgctcatgtgaatactacttaagaCATGAAATGTTGCTCAAGAGGTattgttaaattgtattttaagagCCTCTTGGGtaagaaaataactaaaacacttaattttgaaaaaaacttatctttacaaaaatagtaaTAAGACTAGAATATTTTTGTGATACTTTAATGACTTAAATACACACCATCTTATCATACAAGTttaagcatatttttaaatacattgttGATGTTCGGagaattttctacaaaaaataactcCATCACTGTTGCAATGCATTTTTGAAAGCGAACACGAGATATATAAATATCTGTCTCTCTTCCCTGTCTctttttttcaccaaaaaataGTGATATCGAATAATTAGAcgacaaaataaattacttcGAAAAAATCCAATGTAAATATctgtcaaaaattcaaaagcgTTGTTAtatgtttaccaagtttcatAGTCTCTGTGTCAGTTAAGcaacaattttgtaatttttgacgctttcaattttgacaacctGTGCAGTATCTATTTACTGAGACTTTCAAAGACTGCAATGTAAATACAACTTAAATCTAGTTTCTTTTATTACGGTAATAGCACTGCTTTATCTAGTATACGTTAATCGTTccttaataaataatatgtatACTTCTCACTCTAAAAGATCGgtacttttatttcttaatcTTGTTTTTTGGAAGAAACAAAGTATTGTCGGCGATTCAAATAACTAacacctttatttaaaaatgcccTCCTAGAACTCCTCTAAGCGTGAAAatgcttttttcaaaactatagcAACCCTATATACAGCCATAATATGCTAAACGCAAATAGAAATTGAAGAGAGACTACATTTCGAAATTTTAGTGTTATTGTGGTTCTTTTCCATAAAGAGCAATACAAATGCCTCACCAAATTTCAGCCTATTTAAAATGTAGtaatttaaattcgaaaacaCTTATTTTGACCGCAATCAAATGAATCGAAACGGCATACATCTCCAAATACAActataatgaattttttttaaagaaacgaaCCCAATTCCAGAACGACTTTAGTGCGAGCAACCCCTAACCCTGCACAGTTTCTCTTATGAACACATCCCAACTTACGACCAGCtgtgtttatatatttatcaactgtcactttgacatttttgccctagttttttgtttttttctaatttctgCTGACAGACGCCTATCGAGGTCATCGTCATCATTCcttatcaacaacaaaaacaaaccaaagagaaattaaaataaattgatatgaaattgatataaatatGATATGACAATCAATTCATAAAAAACAGTTACTTCAAGTGTGTGTTGCGTGTGTTGTTTATTTCGTAAAAATGGTAGAcaatttcaaatcaattaaatttaccAATTGCCGCCTTCTCCGGGATCATTCTATCATCAAAGAGGATCTTTTGGTGCGCAATGGGAAGATTATTAATCCAGAACCTGTGTTTTTCGACGAGAAAAGAATACCAGAACACGTAATTGATTGTAAAAATGCTATCATTGCTCCAGGGTTTATAGATTTACAGATAAATGGTAACTTTAATTGAGCGCTtccgtttgtttttgttttcgtggttttgtttttgttttgtaggtaAAAACTGTCGTGTTGTTATTTTAGTGGTCATCTATTTTCAGGTGGATATGGTGTTGATTTCTCATATGACATCAATACTGTTGAAGAAGGAATCATTAAAGTGGCAAGGGAACTGATAACAAATGGTGTCACTTCATTTTGCCCTACACTAGTTAGCTCTCCGAGTGAGGTCTATCATAAGGTTATTCCTCAAATACCAACTCAAGTCCCTAAAGGCGCTGCTGGTATCTTAGGAATTCATCTTGAAGGACCATTCATAAGTCCTCAGAAAAAAGGTGCACATCCGGAAATCtgtttgaagaaatttgaaaaggtTTGTGcttaaattaaagttgttttaatcTTGTGATAAATAAAaccatttgaaatttgaattgattACGCAGAAAACTAAGATTAATTTATAcctatttagttttttcttatgAGATTTGCCAAGATATAAAAGTGAATctgaaatcttttaaaatgttgacttaaaaaactttttgcattgttttttcttcgttttttaatATAGAATTACGAAACTCTAATTTCTACTTATGGAACTCTGGACAACGTTAAAATCATAACACTCGCACCTGAAAACGATCTATCTGGAGAAGTAACTCGGAAACTAGCGTCGATGGGAATTACTGTGTCTGTAGGTCATTCCATTGCTAGTTTGTCAGAAGGTGAAAATTGTGTACAAAATGGAGCCACCCTTATAACACATCTTTTTAACGCAATGCTGGcagtaat
This window contains:
- the LOC129945390 gene encoding N-acetylglucosamine-6-phosphate deacetylase — its product is MVDNFKSIKFTNCRLLRDHSIIKEDLLVRNGKIINPEPVFFDEKRIPEHVIDCKNAIIAPGFIDLQINGGYGVDFSYDINTVEEGIIKVARELITNGVTSFCPTLVSSPSEVYHKVIPQIPTQVPKGAAGILGIHLEGPFISPQKKGAHPEICLKKFEKNYETLISTYGTLDNVKIITLAPENDLSGEVTRKLASMGITVSVGHSIASLSEGENCVQNGATLITHLFNAMLAFHHRDPGLVGLLTSTNLPPNLTMYYGIIADGVHTHPSALRIAHRTHPNGLILVTDAISALGLEEGIHHLGQLDLEVRNKKAFIAGTNTLCGSIAPMDECIRIFKKSTECSIVYALETATLHPAKCLGIEKSKGTLDFDSDADFVMLDDKLRVLSTWIGGECVYEK